Proteins found in one Triticum aestivum cultivar Chinese Spring chromosome 4D, IWGSC CS RefSeq v2.1, whole genome shotgun sequence genomic segment:
- the LOC123097546 gene encoding vacuolar-sorting receptor 1 — MMGPAWWAVLLLLAMADAVAGRFVVEKNSVQVTSPESLKGKYECAIGNFGLPQYGGTLQGWVVYPKDNRQACKEFDVSFKGHKSGARPNFVLIDRGECFFTTKAWNAQLAGAAAILVVDSKDEPLITMDNPEDTGTKHLENITIPSVLITKKLGEDLKKSAENGDMVSVLLDWRESLPHPDERVEYEFWTNSNDECGPKCDMQMDFVKSFRGTAQVLEQKGYTQFTPHYITWYCPEAFTVSKQCKSQCINHGRYCAPDPEQDFSKGYDGKDVVVQNLHQVCVFKVANDTGKPWLWWDYVHDFAIRCPMKEKKYTHECASHVIKSLGLDLDKINKCVGDPEADEENPILKAEQDAQIGHGKRGDVTILPTLVVNNRQYRGKLDKGAVLKAICSGFEETTEPAICLSEDVQTNECLENHGGCWVDKANNVTACKDTFRGRVCECPIVKGVKFVGDGYTNCEASGVGRCEINNGGCWKETKNGKTISACSHEESEGCKCPQGFKGDGVKSCEDIDECKAKSACQCNGCSCENTWGSYECSCGGNNMLYMREQDTCISKQAASSVGWSFMWVIFFGLVFAGVGAYAVYKYRLRSYMDSEIRAIMAQYMPLDSQEGANQQQHVAHAGDI; from the exons ATGATGGGTCCTGCGTGGTGGgctgtgctgctgctgctggccatggcggacgccgTGGCGGGGAGGTTCGTGGTGGAGAAGAACAGCGTGCAGGTGACCTCGCCGGAGAGCCTCAAGGGCAAGTACGAGTGCGCCATCGGCAACTTCGGCCTGCCGCAGTACGGGGGCACCCTGCAAGGCTGGGTCGTCTACCCCAAGGACAACAGGCAGGCCTGCAAGGAGTTCGACGTCTCCTTCAAGGGCCACAAGTCGGGAGCCCGCCCTAACTTCGTCCTCATCGACCGCGGAG AATGCTTTTTCacaacaaaggcatggaatgcacAACTTGCTGGAGCTGCAGCAATTCTCGTTGTGGATAGCAAGGACGAGCCTTTGATCACAATGGACAACCCAGAAGATACTGGCACGAAGCACTTAGAAAATATCACTATTCCATCAGTGCTGATAACAAAGAAATTGGGCGAGGACCTTAAGAAATCTGCTGAAAATGGTGACATGGTTAGTGTCCTCCTGGATTGGAGGGAATCCCTTCCCCATCCTGATGAGCGTGTAGAGTATGAATTCTGGACAAACAGTAATGATGAATGCGGTCCTAAATGTGATATGCAAATGGATTTTGTGAAGAGCTTCAGAGGAACCGCACAAGTTCTTGAGCAGAAGGGTTACACACAGTTCACTCCTCATTATATTACATGGTATTGCCCGGAAGCTTTTACCGTGAGCAAGCAATGCAAATCCCAGTGCATAAATCATGGGAGATATTGTGCACCGGACCCAGAGCAGGATTTCAGCAAAGGATATGATGGGAAGGATGTCGTGGTCCAGAATTTACATCAAGTCTGTGTATTCAAGGTTGCCAATGACACTGGCAAGCCATGGTTGTGGTGGGATTATGTACATGACTTTGCCATTAGATGCCCAATGAAGGAGAAGAAATACACACATGAATGTGCAAGTCATGTTATTAAGTCACTTG GTTTGGACTTGGACAAGATAAACAAGTGTGTTGGAGATCCTGAAGCTGATGAGGAAAACCCAATTCTAAAGGCGGAACAAGATGCCCAA ATTGGTCATGGTAAACGAGGAGATGTCACGATACTGCCAACCCTTGTCGTCAATAACAGGCAATACCGAG GTAAGTTGGACAAAGGTGCTGTGCTAAAAGCAATCTGTTCAGGATTTGAGGAGACAACTGAGCCCGCTATTTGTTTGAGTGAAG ATGTTCAAACAAATGAGTGTTTGGAGAACCACGGAGGTTGCTGGGTCGACAAGGCTAATAACGTCACTGCATGCAAG GATACCTTCCGCGGGCGTGTTTGTGAGTGCCCTATTGTCAAAGGTGTAAAATTCGTGGGGGATGGATATACCAACTGTGAAG CTTCCGGTGTTGGTAGGTGTGAGATCAACAATGGAGGATGCTGGAAAGAAACTAAGAATGGGAAGACAATATCTGCCTGCTCG CATGAAGAATCTGAAGGTTGCAAATGTCCACAAGGTTTCAAGGGCGATGGTGTAAAAAGCTGTGAAG ATATTGATGAATGCAAAGCGAAATCTGCCTGTCAGTGCAATGGCTGCAGTTGCGAGAATACATGGGGAAGCTATGAATGCAGCTGTGGTGGTAACAACATGTTATACATGAGAGAGCAAGACACGTGCATCA GCAAACAAGCTGCCTCCTCAGTCGGCTGGAGCTTCATGTGGGTTATTTTCTTCGGACTTGTATTTGCCGGGGTCGGAGCATATGCAGTGTACAAATACAGGCTACGG AGTTACATGGATTCGGAGATCCGCGCCATCATGGCTCAGTACATGCCTTTGGACAGCCAAGAAGGCGCAAACCAGCAACAGCATGTCGCGCATGCTGGTGATATCTGA